A portion of the Gossypium arboreum isolate Shixiya-1 chromosome 8, ASM2569848v2, whole genome shotgun sequence genome contains these proteins:
- the LOC108467813 gene encoding uncharacterized protein LOC108467813, which translates to MNHQSVAFKNTQFPFPPHLHYSTPIPSRLLFPFSLHPNKTITKSPYSAFSCRGFHTPLLNHPSCSFHSSNATKPAAVKTVDVATLGNLCVDIVLNVPKLPPPSPDSRKAFMEQLSSSPPDKQYWEAGGNCNMAIAAARLGLKCVAIGHVGNEIYGKFLEDVLQAEGIGMVGMSEETDVLNAPSSSYETLLCWVLVDPLQKHGFCSRADFSKEPAFSWMNTLSEEVKRAIKRSRILFCNGYDFDELSPHMIISAVEYAVEVGTSVFFDPGPRGKSLLSGTAEEQKALKHFLRMSDVLLLTSDEAESLTGLVDPILAGQELLRKGNRTKWVVVKMGPKGSILITKSGITCASAFKVKIMDTVGCGDSFVAAIAYGFIHNIPLVTTLAFANAVGAATAMGCGAGRNVATLKQVVELMETPDLNEDDKFWNELLREHLDSQEVTFLSKMVLNGSNGRMKHVTMQKVVSELLPKLKSSQLEGTLSS; encoded by the exons ATGAATCACCAATCAGTAGCCTTTAAGAACACCCAATTCCCTTTCCCTCCCCACCTTCACTATTCCACCCCTATCCCTTCTCGCCTCCTCTTTCCCTTTTCCCTCCATCCTAACAAGACCATCACCAAATCTCCCTACTCTGCCTTCTCTTGCCGGGGTTTCCATACCCCACTTCTCAATCACCCCTCTTGCTCTTTCCACTCTTCCAACGCTACCAAACCCGCCGCCGTCAAAACCGTCGATGTCGCCACTCTCGGCAACCTCTGCGTCGATATTGTCCTCAATGTTCCTAAATTACCCCCTCCTTCCCCAGATTCTCGCAAGGCCTTCATGGAGCAGTTATCCTCCTCTCCTCCCGATAAG CAATACTGGGAAGCTGGTGGAAACTGTAATATGGCTATAGCAGCTGCAAGGCTGGGACTTAAGTGTGTTGCAATAGGTCACGTTGGTAATGAAATTTATGGGAAGTTTCTTGAAGATGTGCTTCAAGCTGAAGGAATTGGTATGGTTGGAATGAGTGAAGAAACTGATGTTCTCAACGCCCCTAGTTCTTCTTATGAAACCCTCTTATGCTGGGTGCTTGTTGACCCTTTGCAAAAACATGGCTTTTGCag TCGGGCGGATTTTAGTAAGGAACCTGCTTTTAGCTGGATGAATACACTTTCTGAAGAAGTAAAGAGGGCAATTAAACGCTCGAGAATCCTGTTTTGTAATGGTTATGACTTTGATGAGCTTTCCCCTCATATGATAATCTCAGCTGTGGAGTATGCAGTCGAAGTTGGCACATCGGTGTTTTTCGATCCAGGGCCGCGTGGGAAGAGTCTTTTAAGTGGAACTGCGGAAGAGCAAAAAGCACTTAAGCATTTCTTGAGGATGAGTGATGTCCTCCTTCTAACATCTGACGAG GCTGAATCTTTAACTGGCCTAGTGGACCCGATTCTTGCAGGGCAGGAGTTGCTGAGGAAAGGAAACCGCACGAAATGGGTGGTTGTGAAGATGGGCCCTAAGGGTTCAATTCTGATAACCAAGTCCGGTATTACTTGTGCATCTGCATTTAAG GTGAAAATCATGGACACTGTCGGGTGTGGAGATAGCtttgttgctgccattgcatatggTTTTATACATAATATTCCATTGGTTACTACGTTAGCATTTGCAAATGCCGTGGGTGCTGCTACCGCCATGGGTTGTGGTGCTGGTAGGAATGTAGCTACATTGAAGCAAGTGGTGGAATTGATGGAAACACCCGACCTCAATGAGGATGATAAGTTCTGGAATGAGCTACTGAGGGAACATTTGGACTCACAAGAGGTCACATTTCTGTCAAAAATGGTTCTAAATGGAAGCAATGGCAGGATGAAGCATGTTACAATGCAAAAGGTGGTTTCTGAGTTGCTGCCTAAGCTTAAATCAAGTCAATTAGAGGGCACACTGTCATCTTGA
- the LOC108467664 gene encoding iron-sulfur protein required for NADH dehydrogenase, mitochondrial produces MKGFWRPFARLGGVRSYSVLSNDQLRINGVKDVIAVASGKGGVGKSTTAVNLAVALANKCGLKVGVLDADVYGPSVPTMMNIHQKPEVNNDMKMIPIENYGVKCMSMGFLVDKDAPIVWRGPMVMSALQKMSREVAWGVLDILVVDMPPGTGDAQLTMSQKLQLSGALIVSTPQDVALIDARRGVRMFSKVQVPILGLIENMSCFKCPHCGEPSFIFGAGGARKTAAEMGLQLVGEIPIELDIRKGCDKGMPIVVSAPDSAVSKAYHDVAQTVVMRLEDLAKA; encoded by the exons ATGAAAGGCTTCTGGCGACCCTTTGCT AGGCTTGGGGGTGTTAGGAGCTATTCAGTGTTAAGCAATGATCAACTGAGAATTAACGGGGTTAAAGATGTGATTGCTGTTGCTTCTGGTAAAGGTGGTGTAGGCAAGTCTACCACTGCAG TTAATTTGGCGGTTGCCTTAGCTAACAAGTGCGGATTGAAGGTGGGCGTGCTTGATGCAGATGTGTATGGACCATCTGTTCCGACCATGATGAACATCCACCAAAAGCCAGAAGTTAATAATG ATATGAAGATGATTCCTATTGAAAACTATGGAGTGAAGTGTATGTCAATGGGATTCCTGGTGGATAAGGATGCACCAATTGTCTGGAGAGGCCCCATG GTGATGAGTGCTCTTCAGAAAATGTCGAGGGAAGTTGCTTGGGGAGTTCTTGATATCCTTGTGGTGGATATGCCCCCTGGCACAGGTGATGCACAACTAACTATGTCCCAGAAGCTTCAGTTGTCAG GTGCGTTAATAGTTTCAACCCCACAAGATGTTGCACTGATTGATGCTCGTAGAGGAGTTAGAATGTTCTCTAAAGTTCAAGTTCCT ATTTTGGGATTAATAGAGAACATGAGCTGCTTCAAGTGTCCACACTGTGGTGAACCTTCGTTCATCTTTGGTGCTGGTGGAGCCCGTAAAACAGCAGCTGAGATGGGTTTGCAACTTGTTGGTGAG ATACCCATTGAATTGGACATTAGGAAAGGCTGTGACAAAGGCATGCCGATAGTGGTATCAGCACCTGATTCCGCTGTCTCCAAGGCTTACCATGATGTAGCTCAAACTGTTGTCATGAGACTTGAGGATCTGGCAAAGGCATGA